The following is a genomic window from Falco naumanni isolate bFalNau1 chromosome 10, bFalNau1.pat, whole genome shotgun sequence.
CAAACCAAACACAGATATGAAATACTAAATACAATCCTACTGACAGAGgattatgaaataattaattcattaaaggaaaaaatgcatgtcCTAAACTATTGTAacaattataaattattttactaaGAAGAGACATTTTTAGTGCACTAAGAATGCCTAGAAACTAGTGCAGTCATTGGTGCACTGCTAGAAACCTGTCACTCAGACTGGCCCACTAAAACCACACAGCCTCTCTTCAGAGCAGCATTACAGCAGGCTTAACTACTCAAATCACACTTCCATATTTATTAGAAAGATAAtcttgcaggttttttgtttgtggaatttgtttgtttattggtggtttttttccccaggaagcTACTTTATAGTGCCTTCCCAATATCGTTATTCAAACAGTTAAATATCAGCATAACTGCAATGACTGTTACCTAATagctacttaaaaataaactttaaatagTTACTTCTTGAAGAATTACTGTGATCCATCCTCATCGACTGCAAGCAATACTTGCCTAAACAGACTCAATCAAAAAATGCTCTTACTCACCCATCCACTTCTACACCTATACATGGCTGTCTAAACCACTTCACTTTTATTACACCCtctaaaatggaaaacacacCTGAACATTAAACTAGGTTACTAGAAACATCTAGATTCCGTACTCACGTAGACCTTGCAAAGCTTCAAATGTTCTGACCATGGTTCCATATCATAACTAGGATCCTCTTAATCCTTCacaaggctgtggggatatttTAACATTTGCTAATGACTTCATACCTGCTGCATTTAACACAAAGAGAATTTTTACTCAGTATGGACCTATCCCCACAACATACTCTATCAAAATGCCTCTGTATTCAGTGTTGCCTCTTCTTCTAATGATGTAGACCTCACAACAGAAATCCTAagttaaaaattcatttataGCATGCTGTTAGACAAGAAAGTCACATGCATCTTAAACAGGTACTTCTGCAGGTAGGCTGAAAGCATGAACACACATCCATTTTACATTGATATACATGCAGAAAATCAGACATGAGTATATACACTcatcataaaatgaaaatagtagACAGtcatctttcccttttctacTTCCACAGGTTGGATTAAAaactttctgctgctgacaACTTAAAAGCAttatctgaggaaaaaataaattaatctgttaacacagcaaaaaaaccccaactttacAGCAAAACGTCACTACAGAgcaagaaaccaaaaccaacacagcCCTCGAGAAGAGATCCGTGCAGTATTTGGTGCTTAGTACTGACACTTCTGCTGCATGATAGCATCACATAGAACAGTTACCTGCTGCCTTACTACCTGCACCAAGTGCAAAACACAAGTGGTTagaattgttttccttttagacTCACCAGTCTTCAGATGAAAGCAAAATCCAAGGAAACAAGACGTGCTATTTTAAGACTGATGAATAATACCTGAAGACATCTGAATGATATTAGAAGAAGTTAGTGTTCCATTTTTCTTACACCATATTAAATATGAGCTCATATTAAACACATTTCCTTAAAAAGCTACAGAAGCACTGTTACTGCATAGCTGGTAGAAGTGATTTACAACATTGATATTCAGCGAAGATCTGTGGCTAGATAGAGCAATACACAAGTCTCTTACCTGAATTATGTAGCTTGTTCCGCTGAGTCAATGACTGCTGCAATTTATAGTGCATTGACAACATGCAAAGTAGCTTACAGTTAGATCTGCTCATTTCTGGTTTGGCTTTTCTACCCACACCACAGCTATGATGGCAACAAAACTTGGCATTAAGGGCTAGAAATTTCAAAATTGTACTGAACACAACCAGAATACATGCAAAAGTGATCAGGAATGTACTTTGTTTACTTCCTGAATTCTGCTACAATTTactaaagcagtatttccatTTATTGGCATTTCGTACTTCAGTGTCTAAATATAACAATCAGCTAGAATTTAGTTAAATAGTTACCATCaaggcagaaacaaaataattttcatagcttcattttaaacacagaaattcagcatttaTGTAAAAGAAACTTGTGATGGATTTGTCCCCAGATTAGACAGAGGACACACATTGGTTAGCGTCATACTGTCAAATTTAATCTTTCTATACCTGTAATTTTGGGAAATGTGCTTAGCCTTAAGTAGTCTAACACCATAAAAAAGGTCTCTATTAAAACATTCATGAAGGGAGACAAGATTTACAAAACAGTGAGCAAATCAGTAGcaagacaaacattttaaacttttgcTTAAACTTAGAAATACAGCATGAAACAATCAGTCTgtgtaataaaatatatgtagcatctatatacctatatatatatcatatacaggtatatacacacacacacacatatagagCTGCCTAGTTGTATGGGTGCAACAAAATAGAACAGCTACCTTCAGAATTCCCACATTTACAGGACTATCTTGACACTTTAGACTATCTTGCTATTTGACCCTTCTATCAATCATAgtaaaaccacacaaaaaaaccccaaaatcaaaCCAGTTACACTTACAACTTTCAAAGATGCTGTAAGATTAAAAACACTTGATCCACTACCAAGAGAGACACATACACCCAGCCTTGTCTTCTCAGGACTCAGCACTCAGACAGAgcattctgcttctgctgcccctGTGCACGGCCACACCAGCGCTGTATTCTACGCCATCCTTGCCACGCCAGCTTCAGGCCTCATTAGCAGGTAGCCAAGAGGTAGAACACCTGCTAGGACTGGGAGACAGGTATGTGTTCAACAAATAAGCCACATCATTTTTCTTTAGGGGACCCTAGGTACATCACTGTCATAACCCGTTATTGACTCGCCAGTGTGGGATAACATTGTAACTGAACTCAAgttaggacttttttttttcctttgtcctgtCAATCTACCTTGtgccttgtttgtttgttttaatttaatgaaaGAATCCTGTGCCTCCACCAATTAGCCACCCATCATAATTCCTTCCAGATTAACTCAGTTTTTAGAAGACTACAGGACTGACAAGAGAATGAAGCTCTGTATCTGCAAAAGAGCTGCAGTCAGTGCACACATTGTTACGGAACAACTATGTTTCCAGCCCTGATGCAGCCATACGTGCACAGGTACAGTTTATTTCCCATGCTACTCTGTCCCTCAGGCTCTTGACTAAGCAAGCCAAAACCACACCCAGCAACATACAGCACCGTTCCACATACCATTTCCTTCCACACTGGAACTGAAACTGTTTAAGACAATAATGTAACTACATATGCATAGCTAAATTTGAGTCAggaattaaaaactttttttcaatcagaaatttgaaaagcctttctttcctttatctAAGCACTGAACAAATGCATATTTCTACTCTGAAGCATTGTCAGAAAAGTGCTTTTATAGATGAAACTTGCACACAGGGTAATAAGGGAGAAAAACGATGACATACAGATAACAAatccatttttcaaaaattgGTTTTATCTTTAATTGTTACATTCCAAAGGGGATATATGAAAGTTAGTCATCTAGCAACTGTATACCTCTTAAGAGATGAGTACAGAatcacagataaaaaaatacacctaACTCCCAAGATGACAGGTGCTAGATAAAGTATGTGCCTTACACCATCAATCCAGAcaaatgcagaaagatttttttataataaatatttcatcatATACTAACTCCTGAGACTTTACCcatgaaaagaaagggaaaagttgttggtttgttgtttttttttttttttttttaagagattcaTACACATACAATATATTAAGCTATTAAAGCAAAATAGAACAAAATGCCAACACTGTCTTGATACGCACTGCATTTGAGTTTATCTACATCACAGTACTTTAAGTATGCAGCTCAAAGAGTCAGTGTCCATGTAAGTTTTGCCTTAAATCTGCAAACATCACTTGACATACAAGCATCTTGAAAGTATGAGTGCAAGAAACCAAATGATGAATCCAGGCAATCGGGATTTCATTCTCCAATATGAAAACTACACTGCAATATTTAGATTTCCAGTACCTAGCACTAGTTGGCAGAAAAATCGAAGTATATTTACAAAAGGTCTTTACATAAAGTGATTAGTGAGTTTTAAGTAATTACTGTGTTCCCAGGTACTTTTTAACCACATAAACAGTAGAGAGAAATATATAGTTAAAAACCACCATAAAGTTACAACTGTAAATAAGGTACCACAGTGGCAACCCAAGACATCTTagggttccttttttttttttttccagttttgttagTAAAAGCCATTTGAAAGTGTAAAGATTTTAGCTTTTGGTTCACTGatctttttaaattgcttccACTCCATTCCTTCAAAGttcaaatactttattttttaaaaaatcaataatgaACTATTCAAGAAAACCCTTCTGAATTGGCAGGATCAGGAAGACGTAAGTCAGCTCTTTCAATTAGTTCACTTTACTTCCCTGGAGTTATTTCACTGAGACACAATTAACTCAGCACAACATGACGGTCAAAGACAGATTTGCGTTGCTCTTGGACCTGTAACTTCCAACGCTGCTGGGCATACTCCACTTTGTTCAACACATTGGCACGGCTCCGAGAACGAGCCAGCACATCGTGTGCATTTGCAAAAGGCTGGTGATCCTGGAATGGCAAAAATCACAAGTTACATCTCAACAACTCCACTGAGCAATTACAGCAGTCTCTGTTGTTGTTACATGTCAAAGGATGTGGGAGTTTTggggtgtgttttttgtttgctttaaaataaaaaagccgTTTCAATGTGGTGGTCAGTAATAATGACCGAGgtattttttcaagttaaaactACACTTGAGTTTCTCATTCAAAGTTAACTTCCACAGGTTTCCCAAATACACTAAAGTTCATGACACTGTCAAACAATTATCTGCTGTCCAGAGACATCACGGTGAGCTACAAGATCATAACCACAGTCTTGCATCCACTAGCAGCTGGTGGGACAGAAGCCTAGAATAGACCCAGGTGCTGGGAGCCTCCTGTTGAAGTCACAAAAGCATTTCACTTTAAAACTGACTTCAAGAGTCAGTTCTCTGCCAGCTCTTGGCCAGTTACCATCAGGCAATTCAGGATGTTCACATGCAGCTTCTATATAAAACCAACACACTCTGATGTTTACTAAACTAAACCTATTGTACTGAGCTGCCTAAAAGCACAATGTCAATACAGCTGTTTAAGCGACACAGCTCAACAATAACTGAGTGCTTGTTTAATATTTACTCTGTCTGTTTTCTAACTGTACCtacaaagctttattttcttctagtaAATATAACCAAGTTATATAAGAGGTGGAACTGAACTTCTTACTTGTCTGTTTTGGACAAAGTCATGTTGCTAAAGCTATGCCAGAAAGCATTGCATATACAATACCTAATGACAAGTAACATAATTTTGTCCTGTATTAAATAACCAGGGGGGTTGTACATCTACACTTCATATTCcattctttttccccccagaacACTCTTGAAGACattcacagatattttatttgtgACTATACTGGGTAGAGTACCTCAATGATAATTCTTACTAGTACAGAGATTACCATTCACGATACCCCTCTCAGTGAGTGATGCCTACAAAGCACTGAAGCTACACATGGGCTTCAATGGGCTAAGAAATATACTCACAGAGAGCAAGAGACAAACCCTGATCCAAAGAGCTATAATCTTACCATAAAAAATTATGTAGTTGGATATACCTAGAATGAACAGTTAACAGGTGACAAATCACTCACAGGGAAACAAAATCACCATAGCAACACATTTCGACCATAAAATAGATGGTGGAAGGGAGAGGGCAGGACAAGCTAGATGGTACTAGCTTTCCCGATAAACAACATTCTCAGCTGAAAGGCTAGCTACTGACAATTTCTATGTAgacaacaaacagaaagaagaattgCAGAGGTCTATGAAAGTGGCATACGTTCACCACTTGCCACTGCTATCAATGGGCCACCAGAAATGGCAAACATACTGACTTGAAATGCAGCAACAAAATCTTTTTGTAGACAGAAATCCAAGAAGCAAGCAATTTGCATAAATGTGATCACTAGCAAGACTGTACAGATCACTAACAGTTAGGAAGTTGTAACTCCTATATAAGTTTACCTCCATTCCtactctgtttcttctctgagaAAATAATCTGTGCCTATATCTGAGATAATGAAACAGTCCTCGTCTCGCTACTTTCTAGcccagtgaaaaataaaagtggcTTCACAAAGGTGAgcacagctttcttttcctctcccttcagGAAAAGTATTTGCACCGCCTGGAAAAAAGGCTTCTCATCCCAAATAGTTATTTAACAGCTAACCATCCTAACCTTTATGTTAACCCAAGTCTGCAAGCACTCTGGTGAACTCACCCCAATATCTTCATCACTTTGTATGAGCTGTGAATGTCCAAAAAGACGTCTCTTCAGGACAGGTTCCACCAGGGTAAGGTACACCATGTACAGAAGAAGTAGGCCCAAAATAGACAGGTATATGATGATCGTAACCTACACAATGCAAGCACATTTTATGCCAGAATTGTGACACTCCCCCCACAATCTCTCAGCAGGCAGCAAGGATCAAAAGAAGAGCATGTGAGAAGATTGTGATGAGCCTGTCAAACTGCGGTAGTGTCATCAGACGGCTTAAAacccacagagaaaaaaacaccaggcTATGACACCAGGTATTAAAAGGGTTTGGAGCAGATGTATGTTAGCCTGGAACAGTTTCTCTTAGTGAGGCCTTGCTAAAAATCTTATGCTATCCCTCTTAAAACAACTTGGGATTATAAATCTCACTTCAACCAAGTCAACTGTTCAGTTTGGCTATTAAACTGGGGTGAAAAATCTGGGGGTCCTGCACAATCTCCATTCTCTAGCATAGATCTGTCTTCAAACAGTCACTGAGAAACacaggaaggcagaaagaaataccaaacttctaaaaaaccacaaaaatgagCCTGTgttataaacaaagaaaagatgcGCTGCACAATATATTCaccccagcctggggctcaATGACTCCAATGTGATAACAATGTGAAGAACGCAGAAATCATCCATTACAACAAACATGGACAACTTTGCTCCTTTTAGCTTGCTAATGTATAAAGAAAATCTATAGTAATCCAGTTAAGACAGCTGAATAACGAGACACCttctgaaataataatgaaaacaaagtccACAGCTTTACAAAATGCCCTAAAACACTCAGAATTTCAGCAAGATGTAAAGCCTTATCTCAAAAGTGGAGATCTTCAATAAAGATTCTGAAGTCCACTCCTTCAGCTATAGCTTGATGCTATTGTTACTACTCAAAATAAACTGTGAGCAGCTatcatggaaaaaaagttaaatcttGAGCTGCTTTAGaaaatttttccctttaaaaagaatatttatctAAAAGACAACAAACTTATTTACTGATCAGTTGAAGTATCTAATATATGCCAACAGAATTACATCGTTTACCTTAATTGTGACAGAGCTTCTCTCTTCATATTTGCATTCACAGCGTAAACAGTATGCTTCTACATCAGGTCCAGGGACAGGCATAGGCTCAACCACATGAAGACAATCActgaagaaagacagaaactaCCCAGTCAGTTTTGAGCTGATTTTAGCTTACCTATTCCACTATGAATGCAGACCCCACCTGCATAAGCTGAGAAGTCACCTCTACTATTCTAAATTATAGGTATCCAATTCTAAATGGCTATCCCACAATTATTTCACTTAAGCAAGACATTCAGCTATAGGCAAACTGCAAAACAAGTTTTAAGACCTTTCTAACTCAGtacaatgttttcattttttggtgAAATTATTAAAGCTGTTATAACAAGTCCAAGGACTTGAATCCCAGCTCAAATTTGACACCAACATTACGGATGAAAGTGAATTCCATCTATACACTTCTTTCTTCATCATACTCAAAACAGTCTTGTTCTATCCTTCTACATCTGAACGGAGATTAACCTCCCTTTGGTGTTCATGAACAGAAGGCCTTTTTTCTTGCCATCACAAGTTACAGGCATTGAAGAAAGAAGAAGTCAGATGATTGTTTCTCTAAGCAACAAGATAACAAATAAATAGCATTCAGCTTTCAGCACCAGACACGGATGCGAAAGCATCATTTGACTTAAAagattacaaaataaaagtcagTGCCAAGCCAAAAAGAGTGGTTGACAATCTTATGAGCATTCTATACCACAGCACTGAAATCCAGCTGCCAGGAGGCAACTGCTTCCACCACTAGCTTATGTAATGTTGGCCTTTTTGCTGACTCAGGCTGGTTGTTCAGAGTGCACATCCCAGGCTTCCCGCAAAGCACCCACAGAACAAGCACATGTTTCACCTTTATCCTGGTTAACTCATTGTTAGCACAGTCAGAAGCAGgtaatgaaacaaaatgcctgaggtgacagcagcagcctaGTATTCAGCGCTCCACTGGGCTAAATTACAACGCTGCAAACACACGGCCAGGCACCGACTCTTCTGTTGCTTTGCCATTTCTTCTTCATAACTAAAACCACTGAGTGTCAAGTCACATCCTCTGGAGGGGACTGGAAatcttatttttctcatttatttgaAAGCAATATTACATTCTCTTCTGTGGAGGAGTGCAGCATTCAAACTACAGAATCAAAAATACATGCAAGTTACAGTCTACGCTATTTGCGTTCCTAGGATTGAAAGCTTGCATCAATACGCTGCGTAAGGGCAGCAGAAAGCTTGTACATAGCTGAAGTACAAAAGTGAGCCTGTTGGTGTGAATAGATCaaatattagcattttttttctccagttcacTGTTTCAAGCTGTTAGCAGTATAAACCAGAACCTTAGAATTTTGATGATGCGTTTCCTTGGACTGCGATTCCATGgcaatttcagaggaaaatgcagaaaaggctGATTCTTTTCTGAACGATTTCCCCACTCAACTTCCTCTACATTACCACCTCCTCCCTTGCATCTGCAGTAACAGCACCGAGAAAGCAGCTCTTCCAAGGCAAGCTAGGCTAGTCagaagggcagctgctgctgcacagacagATCTCCAGTCCGTTCAGCCCATCCCTGTCCATGACCACCACTGCAGTCAGCCTCTGTACACCATTACTTCCGAAGTGTAAAATACAAACACCCACAATTTTTAAGGGGGTTATTCAGTCCTGTAGGTGCTTAGGCATCACTATGATTGCCTAGCATGCATGCTGTCCATCAGGGCGGGATTGCCTGCAATAGCTCCAAAACTCAGTCCAGAAGAGTGAACGCTTTTACTTTATTGGTGTCACAGCACCCCAGCCCACATGGATGTTATCATAACACGCTGTTCGCCAGTCTGAAGCCAAAGTACTGACCACTCCAAGTGAAAGAACTGAAACATCTAAGAGTATCATGATGCACGTTATGGGTTCaacatgcaaaattaaattttcattttgtctggACAAGCCAGCAGTAAGTGGCCATTATATTGTACATAATTCATAAAGACACAAAAAATTGATCTGGCTCTTGTCGTGTGAGTAACTGATCTAAATACCTAAGGATGGTGCACATCAGCCAGTTCTATTCAATAACAAGTCACTTGCACTGATGTAgaagccaaagcacagcactaaaTCAGTCTATTTTATTGCACATACACTAGCAATCAAGTCTTTTAGAAACGGCAAGAAGACATCTTGAACAGAAGATCAAAGCTATAAAATGTTCCCAGATGGTCACTTAAGAAATTATCTCAACAAAACGAGATTTAAGGTcggaaaacagatttttgatATTCTGCATGCATCAGTACCTGTCACCATAAAATCAGTCAAGTCTTCAAAGGCAATTTTTCTATCAATCAGTACCAATATTGATTTTAAGGGAAACAGGATCTTTTCTCCTAGTAAGGCACACACTAAGCAGtgcttgctgaaaaaaaacccattttcatttgcagattggtaaacaacaataaaaccagTAACACTGCTACTCAAAtgtctgctgcagctggaattCTCCCAGTATGTTTCATCGCTGCAACTTAATTTGTCATAGTAGGACTCAAGTTAACCACGTGTGACAAAAATAGTAATATCAATTGGACAGTACCTTTTATGTTTATTAGATAATTTACAGCATTGTTTCTCACAGTTCTCCTGTAAGCCAAGACACACCTCTACACATACCTGTATCAGTAGTTTTATTCATATAACTATTTTTGTGAGCCCACTCAGGGTCAACAAATTTGTGTTATCAAGATGCCAACCTGCTGCTACCCATCAGACTGAAAAGTCTTTTATAAATTCTTAATGTAACTGAAGAAGAGTCAATAAACCAAGTAGCATGTCATGTTTTTATAGGTTGACCCAAGAATCTCTGAACATTTCCAACATCAACACAACTCTGAAACATGGTGTCTTATTTGTATGATTCACAAAGATACACAAGGTGAAATTGCACAAGGGAGCCACGCCAATATAACAAATCACTGACTGtcatcttttcttccccaaCCCCTCAACCCTGGTCATCACATATCAGCCTTTGCTGGGACAGGAGTCTGACAAATGCCACAGGTGGCCTAAACAATACACAACAGAGAACACTGCTGGAGCACAGAGATGCAAGACCTCTCTCTCTGGAAAACATATGTTGTTAGATTGCTCAGCCTGTGTCACATAACTGCATTCTCTGGCTGCAGTTCTGAGGAACAGAGATCTGCAGAAACAATCTCTAAATGACAGGATGGGTTTCAAGAGtggagaaagaggaaacaatGCTCCTGAATCCCAGTTCCATAACTATGCTCCCTTGCCTTTATGACATTTCAAATCATTGGATTCAAATTACAACACCCTCTTCCCTTCCACTACTTCCAAGTCTAAATTAATAACTAAAatgcaaacaagcaaaccaaaacagaagGCAGGGCATAAGCTATAGATTTCAAGCCTTGTCGCTTGCTAGAGAGCTTAATTGTGGAgcacttttaaaagtaaagttCCGGTTAGTTACACAAGAGATGTAATTTCTCCTAGCACCACCACAGGGAAGACACATATTATCACTATGGAACAAGTCTTTAACCCGTAAGACTCATTATAAATTTAACATACACTCACCAGTCtttctgtgaaacatttttgttgtaaATCTGGCCCGAATGGTCTTTGTAGGGAGGACAGATGCACTTACATCGGACATCCTCAGAATTCTGTAAAGTAAACAACATGCTTAGAACAAATTATCAGTAACCATAACAGGATACAGAAAGCACTCTTCACataatacattaaatatttaacacaaaCTACTTGCAAGTTATCCATGAATAACATCACTCAGGATTTCCTTCAAGTTTAAAAACAACTCCTCCTAAATACTAAGCAAGCAAAGCAATTTGTCAAGTAACTATTAGACAGCAAACAcattcttcatgaaaaaaatctggagttTAAgctctttaagaaaaaacacacgTTCAGAAGTTACTGATGTTGGTGTACTCAACTATTGAATTTGTGAGGACAGCTGTCTAACAGACACAGTAAcaaccttaaaataaattaaagaatatCATCCCCAAATGGAGATTGGCAAAGAAACCTCTGTGGATAATTCTGTCCTCCCTGGCCACATGAGAAACAGCTCTGTAAGGAAAACTACAACCCACGGTCCTCTCGTCTTTAAACAGCAGCAGGTTATTGTGAGTTAGAGGAAAATAGCACAAAACCGGTATTCCAAATGAAGGCAAAGTAAACGTGAGAAATTACAGAAACTTGTAAAAGGAAGTTTTAGAGAAACAACATTTGCACAAGCAACAACAGGCAGTGCAGAAACAAGTGAGGAGAATTAACTGCTACAGGCAGTGAGAAAAAAGTAGTACCTAAAATGAACGTTTAGACCACTACTGGGAAAAATGGAATTTCAGAAGACAATCAATTTGTGTAGTGTATTAATACAGAAGATTTCATTCTCTTCCCAAATTGCACAAGAACAGAAAACCCTATGGAGATGCTCAGCAAGGAGTTACAGATGAAAGCAGTCTCAAAGCTGACTCGGTAACTTATTTGAGCAAATAATAGGAGACAAACATGGCTTATCTAAAGCTCAAGGCAATTTCTAAGGGCATCACAGAATAGGAAACCTTGGTAATAAACTGCACTGAACACCGAAGTCAGAGAAGACCTCGgtgggcagagcccagctgaaAAACCCTGACCAGCTACATGCCAAGGCACCTCTGGGCTCACCCTGGAGGAGTCGAAGAGCGGATTatgagggaaaaggagaaaattccGAGGCACGGGCACCCTGAGGAGATGGCAGCCTTTCCCTGTCAGGAGACACGGTGTCCCCAGGccgcccccggggctgcccgccAAGAGCCAGCACCGGCCCAGGGCAGGCCAACAGCCGGCGGGGAGGCACCGAGCGCAGGGCCTCGGCCCCAGCGAGGCCCCTGCCGTGCGTGACGGCCCCGCCGACACAGGGCTGCCCTCCCCGAGCCGGCACAGGCCGCACACGCCCGGCGGCCGCAGCAGCTGGGGGCCGGCGCTAACATAGCGACGCCGGGCCAGCGGGCCTTGCTCCTCCCGGCTGCCCCACGGGACCCCGCCGGAACCACCCGAAGCAGCCCGAGGCGGGGACGGGCGTGCGGAACCACCCGGGGGGCACCGAGCGACCGGGCGGAGGAGGGCAAGGCCCCGGTACCGGGAAGGGTGGCGGGGAGTACCACCGCGATCCGCTCCCCCGCACCCCACTCACCTTAGCCTCAgcgcccagccccagcagagcgGCCAGCGCCAGCAGCGAGCACAGGCGCGCCCAGCCCCCGCAGCGGGCCGCCATGTCGGGCACCGAGCGCTTAtcgccgccgcgccgccgccggccccgccgcgcccgccgccaTCACTTCCGCCTTCCGCCGGCCGCACGTCAGGCGGCGTCCGGCAGCGACGCGGCCCCCCGGGAACGGCGGCGCCGACGAGCGGTTCCGGGCTGAGAGAGCCCAGCCGGGCTTGGCCTGCGGCCCGAGGGCGGCCCCCGACAGGGCAGCGGGTTCCCGCGGGCCCCCCCGGGCGGGCAGCCCGATCCCCCCGCGCTGCTGGGCTGCCCCCCACGGCCGCCGGTGCCGGTTCTTGGGCCCGGCCGGGGCAGGCGCTCACGGCTCTGACAGGCTTCACAGCGAGCGGCGGGCTGCCTGGCTCAGCCCCTTTATTCTCCGGCTTATTTTATACCTTGTGCCCTTCTTACATCCGTTTTCTGCCCTGAACTGGAAAGGAGCGACACTGCACACCATCAAAAGCGGCCCTGtaccctctctccttccccagcccccagtGAGTGCCTGCAAGTTCATAGGAACTAAAATAATC
Proteins encoded in this region:
- the TMEM9B gene encoding transmembrane protein 9B; this translates as MAARCGGWARLCSLLALAALLGLGAEAKNSEDVRCKCICPPYKDHSGQIYNKNVSQKDCDCLHVVEPMPVPGPDVEAYCLRCECKYEERSSVTIKVTIIIYLSILGLLLLYMVYLTLVEPVLKRRLFGHSQLIQSDEDIGDHQPFANAHDVLARSRSRANVLNKVEYAQQRWKLQVQEQRKSVFDRHVVLS